The nucleotide window ACTGGGTGAGGTAACGCGGCGGGCTGAACCGGTCCTGGCGTGAGGTGGCCAGGAAGATCCCGACGTCGGCGGTGGAGTGGCGGACCAGGTAGGTGGGGGCGTTGGCCTCCCGCACCGCACGGTCCGGGAGCACCGAGGGGTCTCCGGTGAGCCGGTCGGGGTCGAGCGCCGCCCCCGCCCCGAAGACCCCCGGGTACTGCAACGGCAGCTTGGCCGCGCAGTAGCCGCCGGTGGAGAACCCCAGCACGCCCCACGCCTTGGGACCGGGCAGGGTGCGGAACTTGTGCCGGATCAGCTCGGGCACGTCGGACGCCAGCCAGGTGGCCACCTTGCGGTCCGGCAGGTCGGTGCAGTCGGTGTCCACCCCACCCGGGTTGATCGCCGGCATCGCCAGGATGAACGGGTGCGAGGTGCCCGCCTCCATCAGCTGCTGGACGTCACCGGGCACCCCGCCGTGCTCCAGCCAGGACTGCGGCGACCCGGGGACGCCGTGCGCGAGGAGCAGCACGGGGAAGCGGGTGTCGCGGTAGCGCGGGTCGTCGTACTGCGGCGGGGTCCACACGATGACCTCGCCGGAGAGCTTGGAGTGCGGTCCGTGGACGTAGGTGTCGAGCAGGCCGTTGCCGGTGCGGTTGAACTTGGCCCGGGACGGCGGCGGGCCCGGCATGGCCACCGTGTTGGCGTTCTTGTCGGTGCCCAGCAGGTCGTCCCACGAGGCGTACAGGCCGTAGCTGGTGTTGATCCACACGGCGACCACGGAGATCGCGGTGAGCTGGCACAGCCCGATCATCACCAGCCGCGCCGCCAGGCGCACCACCCGTGGCCCCGGCACCCGGGCCCACAGCACCAGCGTGCCGACGACCATCAGGACCGTCGCGGCGATCAGTACGGCCAGGAACGGCGTTCCGGTGAGGCTCACGCGACGGACTCCCGCGGACTCGAAGGGCGTCCGCTCCATCCGCGGGACCCTTGGTTTCATCGGCTGAACTACAGCGAGGATCCAGCATCACCAGGCACCTGGGCAACAAAACCGGGGAAATGTAACGAACCTGGGCGTTGGTAGTGCGTATTTCGCAATACGGTCGGCGCAACCGCCGCCCGAGGCCCCCGGGCCTACCGGAGAAGACGACGTGGCGGCCCGAGACGTTGCGCCCCGACCGGTCCCGTTCGTCCGCCGCCCCGGTCCCGCCGCCCCCGGTCCCGTCGTCCGGCCCGTCCCGCCCTTCGCCCGCCCGGCCCAGCCGGACGGGACGCCCCGCGCCCCGGGTGGCAGCGTCGGAACCACCCCGTCCGCCGCAGCCCCGCACCGTGAGGAGGCCCCGGCATGAAGCCCAGTGGCCGCGTACGGTCGGTGCTGCTGTGCCTGCTGGTGTGGGCGGCCGTGACGGCGGCGCCCGGGGCCGCCGCGCCCGGGGCCGACCCGGTGGGGCCGTGCGCGCTGCCGCGGACCGACGCCTGGCTCTCCGAGGGGGTCACGCCCTGGGACGACGCCCATGTGCGCCCGCTGGGCACGGTGCGGGCCGCGATGGTCTTCGTCCGCTTCCCCGACCACGTACCCCGGCGGGCGCCGCGGCAGGTCGAGTCGGCGTACCTGCCCTCGGTGCCCAAGTTCTACCTCGACGCCTCCTACGGCAAGGCCCGGCTGGCGATCGACCCGGTCGAGCGGTGGATCACGCTGCCCAGGACGGCCGCCGGGTACGGCATCCACCGCGGCACGCCGTACGACCGTACGGTGGCGTACCTGCGGGACACCGTACGGGCGGCGCACCGGGCCGGGGTGGGCTTCCCCGGCGACCGGCTGCTCTACGTGGTCGCCGACCCGGACGCCCCCGGGGTGGACCACGACGCCACCGCCGCCGTCACCCTCGCCGCCCGCGACACGCTCGCGGTGGACGGCACCCGCATCCGCAACGTCGCCCTCATCTGGGAGGCGGCCACCCCGGACCGCAACGTCGTCGCCCACGAGACCGGCCACCTGTTCGGCCTGCCCGACCTGTACGTCCAGCCGCAAGGGGCGGGCGGCGACTGGGACTCCATGGTCGGCGACTGGGACCTGATGGGCGACCAGCGGGCGGCGGCACCGGAGTTCCTGGCCTGGAACAAGTGGAAGTTCGGCTGGTTCGACCCCGGCCAGGTGGAATGCGTGGCCGCCCCCGGCGTCAGCCGGCACACCCTGACGCCCACCGAAGTCACCGGCGGCACCAAGCTCGTCGTGGTCGCCCACGGCCCCACCGACGCGTACGCGATCGAGGCCCGCAGCCCGTACGGCAACGACCGCGGGCTGTGCGCGCCCGGCGTGCTCGTCTACCACGTGCGCACCACCGTGGACTCCACCCTCGGCCCGATCGACGTGCGCAACGCCCACCCCGGCACCGTGGCCGCCGACCTCCCGGCCACCGCCGACGGCCCCTCCGGGGTGCCCGGGGTGCCCCGCAGGTGCGCCCGGGTCCAGGAGCCCTCGATGGCCCGGGCCACCCTCCAACCCGGCGAGAGCTACACCGCCGACGGCGGCGCGCTGAAGGTCACGGTGGTCGCCGAGCGCCCCGACGGCGACTACCTGGTGGACGTCACCGCCGGCCCGCCCGCCCCGCCGCCGGGCCGGGGTGGCGGGCCCGTGGCGCGTTGACCGATGCCGTGACGGGCCATCAACTCCCGTGGGAGAATCGGCGCGTCGTTGACCCGCGAGGGGACGGGGGAACGCAGTGGGAGACGATGTCGTCATCACGGTGAGCGGGGTCAAGGCCCCGGACACCGAACTGGCCGCCCTGGAAACCTGGCTCCGCTCCGAGGACGAACTCAAGCAGAGCGTCAAACGGGAGGAACGCACCCCGCAGGAGGCCATGGGCATCGCCTACGACCTCCTCGTCCAGATCGGCGGCGAGGCGGTCTTCGCCACCGCCATGGTGCTGCTGCGCTCCATCCGCAACTTCCGCGGCAACCGGCACTCCCAGCGCGGCGGCGACGGCTTCACCGTCACCCTGCGGCTGCCCGAGCGCGACCTGGAACTCGTGCTGCGCTCCGGCGACGACCTGACCACCCGGGACCTGGAGGAGTACGGCCGCCGCATCGAACGCGCCCTGACCGGCGGCGACGGCGACGGCCGGGGCGAGGACCCGCCGCGGTCCGGCACGACGCGACCGGCGCGGCCCACGGAGTAGGCGGTGGCCTACGAGCCCAACGCCTCCCGCTCGCGGGCGGTGCTCATCGGCGTCTACGCCTACGAGCACCGGGCGGACTTCGCCAACCTGCCCTCGGTGCGCACCAACGTCCGCAAGCTCCACGAGGTGCTCACCGACCGCACCCTGGGGCGGATGCTGCGCACCACCGTCGAGGCGCCGCGCGAGTCGTGCACCCGCGACGAGGCGTTGCGGCTGATACGCACCTCCGCCGCGCAGGCCACCGACCTGCTGCTGGTCTACTTCGCCGGCCACGGCTACATGGACGTCCTGGGCGACGAGCTGTACCTGATGACCCGCGAGTCGTCCCGGCGGACCGCCCGCACCACCGGCATCCCCTACACCGGCCTCCTCGCCGAACTGGCCCGGTCCCGTGCCGAACGGGTCGTCCTCATCCTGGACTGCTGCTGCTCCGGCAACGCGAAGCTCGAATCCCTCGACGACCGGAAGTTCTCGCTGCTGGTCTCCTCCCGGCCGCGCAGCATCATCTACGGCGGCGACGGCATCGCCCCGACCCCGTTCACCGCCGCCCTGCTCAAGCTGCTGACCACCGGCACCCACGAGGACGGCTCGGTCACCGTGCAGAGCCTGGGCCAGGGGCTGAAGGAGATCGCCGAGGCCGAGGCGGCGGCCATCGACCCGGACGCCGACTACGACCCGTGGGTGCCGCGCGAGGTCTCCAGCGGCGGGGCGGGCGACACCGTGCTGTCGGCGGCCCGCCACCACCACGCCGAACCGTGGTGGCGGGCCGCCGCGTCACGCGCCGGGCAGCGGCTGCGGCGCGTCATCGGCTACCTGGGCTTCTGCTGGAAGACGTGGGCCTGGGGGCCGGGCCAGCCGTGGTGGCACCGGCTGCTGGCCGGCGTGGTGATCACGGCGGCGCTGGCCGGCCTCGGGATGGGCGTGCTGACCGCCACCCGCCCCGAACCGCTGTGCCCCACCCCGCTGGAACTGCGGGCGCTCACCTCACCGGAGACCCGCGACGCGCTGGCCGCGGTGGCCGACGCCTTCCGGACCAGCCAGGAGGACCTGCGCCCGCTGGGCGGACGCCCGGCCGGCTGCTACCAGATCAACGTCACCGTGCAGGCCGCCCCCAGCGACCAGACGGTGGCCGCCTTCTCCGACTCGGCGGCCTGGGCCGAGCCCCAACTCGCCTGCCCGCAGCCCGGATCGACCGCCTCCCCCTGCCCGGAACCGCTGCGGGACGTCGGCCCCCACCCCGATGTGTGGCTGCCCGCCTCGGCCACCGAGTACCAGCGGGTGGCCGACGCCGTGCGCCGCCCGGAGTCCGCGGTGAGCCTCGGCGTACCGTTCACCGTCGCCCGTTCGCCCGCCGTCCTCGCCGTCTCCCGCCGGGACGGGCTGACCGGCCGCGCCAGGGCCGGGGAGACCGACGCCGATCTGGTACGGGCCGCCACCGCCCAGGGGTTCACGGTGCGCGGCGCCGCCCCGCTCTCCTCCGACACCGCCCTCGTCCACGCCCTCCACCTGCCCGCCGGCACCGGCACCGACGACCCCGCGCCACGCGGCGACGACACCGCCGTCATCTGCGACGCCGCCACCGCCACCGGACAGCGGCGGGCGCTGCTGATCACCGAGGCCGAGGCGGCGGCGCTCTTCGACCCCACCATGCCCGGCCGCCCCTCCTGCCTCGGCCAGTACGCCGACCCGTACACCGCCTACTACCCCCGGGACGTCCCCGGGCTCGACCTGACCTTCGTACCGGTGACCTGGCGCGACGCGCACGCCGACACCGCGCAGCGCACCGAGGCGGTACGCCGCTTCGCGCAGTGGCTGCGCTCCCCGGACGGTCTGCGGGAACTGGGCCGGGAGGGGTTCCGCGGCGCCGACCCGAAGGCGCGGCCCACCACCGCCCCGCTGCTGCGCGACGTCTTCGTCCGCGACCCCGGCCCGCCGCCCCCACCGCCCCCGGCCGCCGACGTCGACGCCCTGGTCCGCCGCTACGGGCAACCCGGCGGCCGGCGCGACGTGCTCTTCGCGGTGGACGTCTCCACCTCGTCCTACTCCGGCAGCCGGGCCGCCACCATCAGGTCCGTGCTCTCGGCGGCCGTCGGCGGCCTCGCCGCGGACGACCGGTACGGCATCGCCGCGATCCCCGGCTCGACCGGAACCGACGGCCACCCGGCCGCCCCGCTGCCGCTGGGCACCCACCCCGCGGCCGACGCGCACCGGGCCATCGGCGCGCTGACCGCGGTCGACGACGACGCGCCGATCGCCGCCGCCCTGACCGGCTGGTCCGACCAACTCGCCCGGGACCACGCCGGGTTGCCACTGCTCGTCCTGATCACCGACGACGAGGACAGCCGCGGCATCAGCCGGCCGCCGCGCGGCGACGTCCCCGTGGTCGTCGTCTCCACCGAGGAGTTCGGCTGCAAGCTCGACTTCAACATCGAGCTGACCCGCGCCAAGGGCGCCTGCCTGGACGCCTCGCAGGACCTGCCGGGCCGGATCGGCCGCACCATCGCCCAGCTCACCGCCACGGGAGGCACCGGATGAGCCGCGTCCCGACGACCCGCCGCCGGGGCCGCCTCGCCGGGCTGCTGCTCGCCGCGGCGCTCGCCCTGCCCGCCGGATGCGGCTCGGGCCCGTCCGCCGCGCCGCCCCGCCCGCTGGACGACGGCCGGCCCCTCGTGGTGGCCAGCGGCGCCGACCTGACCACCGGTTCCGGCGCCGGGATACGCAGCCACCTGATCGACCGGTGGAACGCCGACCCGCACCACCGCAAGGCGGTCCTGGTGGAGCTGCCCTGGGCCGCCGACGGCCAGCACAGC belongs to Streptantibioticus cattleyicolor NRRL 8057 = DSM 46488 and includes:
- a CDS encoding alpha/beta hydrolase; the protein is MSLTGTPFLAVLIAATVLMVVGTLVLWARVPGPRVVRLAARLVMIGLCQLTAISVVAVWINTSYGLYASWDDLLGTDKNANTVAMPGPPPSRAKFNRTGNGLLDTYVHGPHSKLSGEVIVWTPPQYDDPRYRDTRFPVLLLAHGVPGSPQSWLEHGGVPGDVQQLMEAGTSHPFILAMPAINPGGVDTDCTDLPDRKVATWLASDVPELIRHKFRTLPGPKAWGVLGFSTGGYCAAKLPLQYPGVFGAGAALDPDRLTGDPSVLPDRAVREANAPTYLVRHSTADVGIFLATSRQDRFSPPRYLTQFQQVAAGGPVRVKVVLVPTGGHNYGTWTSEYPAAFGWLSQQLSAPQRSAPPRH
- a CDS encoding M6 family metalloprotease domain-containing protein codes for the protein MKPSGRVRSVLLCLLVWAAVTAAPGAAAPGADPVGPCALPRTDAWLSEGVTPWDDAHVRPLGTVRAAMVFVRFPDHVPRRAPRQVESAYLPSVPKFYLDASYGKARLAIDPVERWITLPRTAAGYGIHRGTPYDRTVAYLRDTVRAAHRAGVGFPGDRLLYVVADPDAPGVDHDATAAVTLAARDTLAVDGTRIRNVALIWEAATPDRNVVAHETGHLFGLPDLYVQPQGAGGDWDSMVGDWDLMGDQRAAAPEFLAWNKWKFGWFDPGQVECVAAPGVSRHTLTPTEVTGGTKLVVVAHGPTDAYAIEARSPYGNDRGLCAPGVLVYHVRTTVDSTLGPIDVRNAHPGTVAADLPATADGPSGVPGVPRRCARVQEPSMARATLQPGESYTADGGALKVTVVAERPDGDYLVDVTAGPPAPPPGRGGGPVAR
- a CDS encoding effector-associated constant component EACC1, whose protein sequence is MGDDVVITVSGVKAPDTELAALETWLRSEDELKQSVKREERTPQEAMGIAYDLLVQIGGEAVFATAMVLLRSIRNFRGNRHSQRGGDGFTVTLRLPERDLELVLRSGDDLTTRDLEEYGRRIERALTGGDGDGRGEDPPRSGTTRPARPTE
- a CDS encoding caspase, EACC1-associated type: MAYEPNASRSRAVLIGVYAYEHRADFANLPSVRTNVRKLHEVLTDRTLGRMLRTTVEAPRESCTRDEALRLIRTSAAQATDLLLVYFAGHGYMDVLGDELYLMTRESSRRTARTTGIPYTGLLAELARSRAERVVLILDCCCSGNAKLESLDDRKFSLLVSSRPRSIIYGGDGIAPTPFTAALLKLLTTGTHEDGSVTVQSLGQGLKEIAEAEAAAIDPDADYDPWVPREVSSGGAGDTVLSAARHHHAEPWWRAAASRAGQRLRRVIGYLGFCWKTWAWGPGQPWWHRLLAGVVITAALAGLGMGVLTATRPEPLCPTPLELRALTSPETRDALAAVADAFRTSQEDLRPLGGRPAGCYQINVTVQAAPSDQTVAAFSDSAAWAEPQLACPQPGSTASPCPEPLRDVGPHPDVWLPASATEYQRVADAVRRPESAVSLGVPFTVARSPAVLAVSRRDGLTGRARAGETDADLVRAATAQGFTVRGAAPLSSDTALVHALHLPAGTGTDDPAPRGDDTAVICDAATATGQRRALLITEAEAAALFDPTMPGRPSCLGQYADPYTAYYPRDVPGLDLTFVPVTWRDAHADTAQRTEAVRRFAQWLRSPDGLRELGREGFRGADPKARPTTAPLLRDVFVRDPGPPPPPPPAADVDALVRRYGQPGGRRDVLFAVDVSTSSYSGSRAATIRSVLSAAVGGLAADDRYGIAAIPGSTGTDGHPAAPLPLGTHPAADAHRAIGALTAVDDDAPIAAALTGWSDQLARDHAGLPLLVLITDDEDSRGISRPPRGDVPVVVVSTEEFGCKLDFNIELTRAKGACLDASQDLPGRIGRTIAQLTATGGTG